The genomic interval AGGCGAAGGACGAGTTCCTGAAGGTGATGCGCCTGCATGCCCGCTATTACGATCTGATGGGCATCAAGGATTATTACATGCGGTTCTCGCTGCCCGATCTGACGAAGAAGCACAATTTCGTCGACGAGCCGGAGAGCTGGCGCGCCTCGGGCGAGATCATCCGGGCGGCGATGAACGAGAGCGGGCTGCCTTACGTCGAGGCCGAAGGCGAAGCGGCGTTCTACGGCCCCAAGGTCGATTTCATGATCAAGAGCGTGATCGGGACCGAATATGCGATCTCGACCAACCAGCTCGACTTCATGGCGACCAAGACCTTCGACCTCAAATATATCGGCGAGGACGGCGCGGAGCATCCGGTCTATGTGATCCATCGCGCGCCCTTGGGCAGCCACGAACGCTTCACCGCCTTCCTGATCGAGCATTATGCCGGCAACTTCCCGACCTGGCTGGCGCCGGTGCAGGCGCGCGTGATTCCGATCAGCGAGAAGGCGTTCGACTACGGCCACAAGGTGGTCGACGCGATCTTCCAGACGCCCGTCGTCAACGGCACCACCGGCCTTCGCGTCGACATCGACACCAGCAATGAGCGCATGCAGAAGAAGATCCGCGACGCCCAGCTCAAGAAGATCCCCTACATGCTGGTGGTCGGCGAGCGCGAGGCGGCGGAAGGAAAAGTCGCGGTGCGCCTGCGTTCCGGCAAGGATCTGGGCCCGATGCCGCTCGAAACCGTCATAGAACGGCTGAAAAAGGAGGCCGAATCCCGTGTGGATGTGGCCGAATAACCCTTGCGAAAACGGAATTGTCTCCTATTCTTAAGGAGTCAACCGTCGCCCCGCGCGACGCTTTGCAAGGACACCCCGCCACGCCGCAGAACCGGACATCGTTTCGCGAGGCTTAATGGCAAGGGTCCTCGCGAAAGGCGTTTTCGCGTCGGCGCAATTGAGGAGAGAAAGTCATAGTCCCCAGACGTTTTCAGCAGCCCGACAAGGCTCCGGCCAAGGGCGGCCCCCGCGTGAACGAGGATATCTTTTCGCGCACCATCCTTCTGATCGGCGACGACGGCCATAAGTACGGCGAGATCGGTCTCGACGAAGGCCGCGCCATCGCGGAAGAAAAAGGCTTCGACCTGGTCGAGGTTTCGCCGGAGGCGAAGCCGCCCGTGGTCAAGCTGATGGATTACGGCAAGTTCAAATACGAGCAGCAGAAGAAGGCCGCCGAGGCGCGCAAGAAGCAGAAGGTCATCGAGATCAAGGAGATCAAGATGCGCCCGACCATCGACGACCACGACTACGACACCAAGATGAAGCAGATGCGCCGCTTCTTCGACGAGGGCGACAAGGTCAAGGTCACGCTGCGCTTCCGCGGCCGCGAGATGGCGCATCAGAATCTCGGCATGGATCTGCTCAACCGCGTCCACAAGGACGTCGAGCCCATCGCCAAGATGGAACAGTGGCCGAAGATGGAAGGCCGCCAGATGATGATGGTATTGGCGCCGCGCTGAACCATCGGCGACGGACAATATTTATCGGAGCGCCGGCGGCGATGGCTGCCGGCGCTTTTTCTTTGTCGATGTCGATTCAGTAGACCGAGCGGGCCGAAACCGGGATCGCCGCCGTCCGCGGGCGCCCGACCGCCGCCATCGCGGGCTCGCGCTGCGCGAGCAGCGTGTCGGGCACGCCGCTGATGGTCTTGTAGGCAACGCGACCGTCCCGCACGAGCAACGTCACCACCGCCTCGCGCGCCGCCGCACTGGCGGAGCCCAGGCCGAGCGATGCCAGCATGCCGGCGCCGCGGCTCTTGTCGCCGGGCTTGAACACCAACGCGGTGCAGCGGTCGCGCGCCTCGATGCATTCCTGCAGCGGCTCGTCCATCCGGTCGAATTTGCGCGAATCGCCGGCGAACCGCTCGATCAGGCCGAGATAAGAGAGAACCTGGACATTCGCCGTCGTCGTATCGAAACCGAGGGCCGCGAGCTGGGAGGCGCGGGTCTCGCCCGGCTGCACCCGGACATAGGCGGCCGCAAGATCCTGCAAGGAGCGGAGCTGGGTGCTGGCGGCTTCGGAGGAGGGTCGCGGCAGCAAGGTGAGCGTGCCGCACCCCAGCAACGCCAGCGTCACCACCAAAATCGCAATGGAAGCGGCATAGCGGAGTGAGCCGCTACCCTGTCCCTCGTCCATGGTACCCCAACGCCCGCTTTATTTGGTTGCCTAATCCTAAACACGTTGTTGTGGATAAGAAAAGCATAACCCGGAGAAATGGTAAGCCAGGATGGTTACGGATCGGTGATAGACCTACAGCAGCGTACAACCGTTGCGATATCGGCGTTGCCGCCGCTGAGCACGACCGCGATGGCCTTGTTTTTGGTATCGAATTTGCCGGCGAGCACCGCCGCCAGAGCGGCGGCGCCGCCCGGTTCGACGACAAGTTTCAACCGCTGGAAGGCGAAACTGACCGCCCTTTCGAGCTCGGCGTCCGCAATTGTACGGACTTCGGCCACAAATTTTTTTGCGAGAGCGAAGGGGATGTGGCCGGGCGCGGGCGCCATCAGGGCGTCGGCGATCGACAGCGCGCCCCCCGGCGCGGCCGTCCGTTCGCCCGCCGCCAGCGAAAGGCGCATGCCGTCGAAGCGCTCGGGCTCGACGCCGACCACCCGGGTCGCCGGGCTGGTGCCGGACAGGGCCAGCGCGATGCCGGTCAGCAACCCGCCGCCGCCGCAGGGCGAGACGACCGCGTCGAGGCCGACGCCCGCCGCTTTCGCGTCGGCCGCGATCTCGAGGCCGACAGTCCCCTGGCCGGCGACGACCATCGCGTTGTCGAAGGGCTGGATCAGGGTCGCGCCAGTGCGCCCGACGATGCCCTGCGCGATGGCTTCGCGGTCGTCGGTCAGCCGGTCGTAGAACACGATCGTCGCGCCCAGCCGGCGCGTGCCGGCGATCTTCGCCTCGGGCGCGTCCTTCGGCATGACGATGGTCGCCGGCAGGCCGAACTGGGCGGCCGCGGCCGCAACGCCCTGGGCATGGTTGCCCGACGAGAAGGCGACGACGCCGCCGGCGCGCTTCTCCGCCGGGATCTGCAGCACCGTGTTGACCGCGCCGCGGAACTTGAACGAGCCCGTGCGCTGCAGGGGCTCGGGCTTGAGGAAGATGCGCCCGCCGGTGCGGGCGTTAAGCTCGGCGTTCTCCAGAAGCGGCGTAAGCACCGCATAGGGCGCGATCCGCCCTGCGGCGGCTTGGACGTCTGCGAAGGTGGGGACGGTGACGGTCATCGGAGTCCGCTCGGTTCGACGCTCTCTTCTACCTCAGCCCGCATCGCGTGAGAGCACATATCGCCGCATGGCCGACAGGAGGGGGTTGGCACCGTTCGCCAGCCAGGACTATGGTCGCCGCGTGTCCGCCCGGGCAGGCGGATACAAGCCTTAAAATCGCTAATCGACACGAGTCCTCGATGCTGAAGGTCTATCAGCAGCAGAATGGCGGCCTGAAAGGTGTTGCCCTTTCGGAAGGCGATGCCCTTGCGCCCGATGCGGTGTGGCTCGACCTGCTCTCGCCCACCAATGAGGAGCGGCGCAAGGTCGGCGAGATGCTGGGCATCGAGATGCCGACCCGCGCCGACATGGAGGAGATCGAGGTCTCCAGCCGGCTCTACCAGGAAGACGGCGCGATCTTCCTGACCGCGCTCATCATCTCCAATTCGGAAAGCGAGAATCCGAGCGCCGATGTGATCAGCTTCGTGCTCACCCACGACAAGCTGGTCACCATCCGCTACATCGACCCGCAGCCCTTCCGCACCTTCGCGATGCGCTGCGAGCGCGGCAGCGTCACGCCGCAGCGCGGCGAGATGGTCCTGATGGCGCTGCTCGACGTCATCATCGACCGCATGGCCGACGTGCTGGAGCGCGCCGGCTCGGAGATCGAGACCCTCTCCAAGGAGATATTCCAGCCCAGCGAAGGCACCGTCCTCCAGTCCAAGGACTTCCAGAACGTGCTGCGCCGGCTGGGCCGCAAGCACGACCTGACCGGCAAGATGCGCGAGAGCCTTCTGTCGATCAGCCGGGTGCTGTCCTTCCTCACCCCGGCGATGGACGGCAAGCCGAACAAGGAAGTGCGCACCCACATCAAGACGCTGACGCGCGACGTGCAGTCGCTGCAGGACCACACGGGCTTTCTGGGCGGCAAGCTGAACTACCTGCTGGACGCGACGCTGGGGCTGATCAACATCGACCAGAACAACATCATCAAGATCATGTCGGTGGCGGCCATCGTGTTCCTGCCGCCCAC from Rhizomicrobium sp. carries:
- the infC gene encoding translation initiation factor IF-3, which produces MNEDIFSRTILLIGDDGHKYGEIGLDEGRAIAEEKGFDLVEVSPEAKPPVVKLMDYGKFKYEQQKKAAEARKKQKVIEIKEIKMRPTIDDHDYDTKMKQMRRFFDEGDKVKVTLRFRGREMAHQNLGMDLLNRVHKDVEPIAKMEQWPKMEGRQMMMVLAPR
- a CDS encoding threonine/serine dehydratase, whose translation is MTVTVPTFADVQAAAGRIAPYAVLTPLLENAELNARTGGRIFLKPEPLQRTGSFKFRGAVNTVLQIPAEKRAGGVVAFSSGNHAQGVAAAAAQFGLPATIVMPKDAPEAKIAGTRRLGATIVFYDRLTDDREAIAQGIVGRTGATLIQPFDNAMVVAGQGTVGLEIAADAKAAGVGLDAVVSPCGGGGLLTGIALALSGTSPATRVVGVEPERFDGMRLSLAAGERTAAPGGALSIADALMAPAPGHIPFALAKKFVAEVRTIADAELERAVSFAFQRLKLVVEPGGAAALAAVLAGKFDTKNKAIAVVLSGGNADIATVVRCCRSITDP
- a CDS encoding magnesium transporter CorA family protein, which gives rise to MLKVYQQQNGGLKGVALSEGDALAPDAVWLDLLSPTNEERRKVGEMLGIEMPTRADMEEIEVSSRLYQEDGAIFLTALIISNSESENPSADVISFVLTHDKLVTIRYIDPQPFRTFAMRCERGSVTPQRGEMVLMALLDVIIDRMADVLERAGSEIETLSKEIFQPSEGTVLQSKDFQNVLRRLGRKHDLTGKMRESLLSISRVLSFLTPAMDGKPNKEVRTHIKTLTRDVQSLQDHTGFLGGKLNYLLDATLGLINIDQNNIIKIMSVAAIVFLPPTLFASIWGMNFQAMPELHTAIGYPIALVIIVISGILPYVWFKRRGWL